aaatgggcaatgtcagatccgaaaactttttatgtattgttactgatgaaaattaaagaccttttgtaatatgtgcatatttaataaagaaaatggctcctgagaatcccaccactaggggtccccatacctactgggacactaaccagtcctacagcagcatcaggcttgtccatgagtcatgggcaagagatgactcatggataaggctgcatgagcagacacaccaatcacctcccaccaccacaagggagggaaacgcccccttcccctgagacaATGTCAACACTGTGaggtaatgaaaagaggtatttatataatacatatagttgatagaggcataaaaattggatgtatatggtcaggattaaggactgagtaacatattaattttaataaaataaaaaaatgttgtctgacaggtatgcttcaaAAATAGAGAAAATCCTTTTAATAAAACTGACTAACATGTATTTAATTCTTCTGTATTCAGGCATTTACCATCATGGACCAGAATAGAGATGGGTTCATTGATAAAGAAGATCTCAGAGATACCTTTGCAGCTTTAGGTAATAAGAGTCATGATTGTATATGCATCACATTCTCCTTCTGAGCAAGAAGAGGCTTGTGAAAAACATTCAAAGCATAACAAACACAGTCTGCTAATAAAACCACAACTGAGAACGGGCTGCCAGTTATATACGAGGAGTTCCAAGAATTATCCCACAAGTTAATCCTTCATTATTACATGCTGGATATTCAGTACATAAATGACTTAAATGTCACACATACCGCACTGCCATGTCTACACATGAAACTGTAACACTATCTGCATAATTGTGTAGGTTCTAGAACTCTCCATTTTCATTGGAGACTATACAGCTGTTATCAGTTTTACTATTAGATAAAAATAGTCAGTTTATCTCTCTAAAGGCAAACTCTTAGGTATTTGTCACCTGGGGAAGTAAACATTTTTAGGGTttggtcacacgtaacggatccgcagcgtctGCCTCtagcctgctcgtagtggcaatacacggttatgagcagccacacagggggcctgcgaGTCGCCAAGTCTACTCAGACATTGTGGAGCAgctgcgatgtctgagtacactgtacATGTGCAGTGCACTCAGACATCGTGGCTACTCCGCGATGTCAGCCGCAATGTCAGAGTGCATTCGCCAACTCACAGGCCCCCTGTGGTTTGCCGCTGTGAGCAGGCCATGGGCGGAGCGAGGCCGGGGAACAAGggatggcaacagctggaggctcaaaaTGGGTCAGGTGACTGGCGGATCTGCgctgtaaaatacgctgcggatccgttatgtgtgaccctacccttagggtgcattcacacacacagGATTTGACGTTGTAAAATCCACAACTGTAGAATTCTTATGTACTTCAAACTGTAGATATTACAACTGCTGATTCACAATTGTGAATCCGatttgtgtgaatgcacccttagggtagtgtcacacatagcgcatccacagcgtatatcCCCCTACAGATGCACCAACATCAGTCACTAGAGCGTGCTCCCTGCTTCGTCCAGCGGTGACAGTGACTGGCGTcggcgtatttgacgctgcgtgtGGCCGTACCCTTGAAGGGTgttatccagcattagaaaaacagaactgatttctttaaaaaatcacacTTGTCTTCAGTATGTGTGGTTTAGCATCTCCATTAAGGTGAATGGAAAAGAGacgagctctgtttttctaatactgAAAACCATTTAAAATTTATAGGTAATTTATACATTCCACATCAAGAAGGGTGCAAACTTGCTACACTTTTAGACAATGCGTGACACATATTTGTTGTATTATAGTACACCCATATTGCTATGTCTTCAAAGGTCGTCTGAATGTGAAAAATGAAGAACTGGAAGAAATGTTAAAAGAAGCTCCGGGACCAATCAATTTCACTGTGTTCTTAACAATGTTCGGAGAAAAGTTGAAAGGTCTGTATTTTATAAATTCTACCAAGAGTCTATAGAGAGTTATCCAAGATGTATCCAAGTTTCCTAGGGTACTCACATGCATTGCTTCAGTACAAGGAAGTCCAATTTTTTGTTTGTATCATAATTTTTATTGAGTTTTTCAAGCCTTACACAAATAAGTGTAAAAATACATAACAACAATCCGTAAAACAAATCAAAATAAATAccaaatggggatgagtaagcAGAACTCCATTACTGCTCTGTAAATCACTTGAGTTCAAGTTCCCATTTAGCCTTTAAGATATCTGGTGTGGCTGAGTACGATTTACGTTGTAAGGTATAACTATACAATGTGCCCTTTCTAAAGCCATTGAGCTGAGATGACCATTTCAGTAGGTAAGAGTCAGGGATTGAAGAGGGGCTTATAGTGACATTTCTTAACACGCATGCCTAACCTTAgttacaaatgtacaacacaaagagagaaacatagccgcacttccaccatttgtattttgatctacttgcttctcagcataatttaaaaaaaaaaaacaggttgttcgcatacattttgatcaaaaaagtacaagttcactcgccacatcaagaccacctagtcagagtggttccctaacctaacactggcgtagcgccgggtggcgaccactgcctccgagacaccatgctcACAGGGGGaaagacccagtggccaggcagccccactgcagcccgaccaagcccctggctgtGGGCTGCACCACCCCACAGCTTAACCTTAGCTACATTGACATTACTAAAGGTTTTGGCCATAACTCCATGAGCCACCTTGCCCCTTCACTCATTTCAGAGTTTGGTATCTAAAAAATTATTATCACACAAAGACAGCATAAAGAAAGAGCAGCATTGTGCAAATATTCTGCTCAACAAGCACAATAATGCATTTTTGGGTCCTTAAATGAGTATTCCAGGGAATTATTTGTCTTTCTAACTGTACTTAAGCACCAGTTCGAACAAAAGTACTTCTGGTCGTTCCCATTCTTATTGCAAGTTATGTAGTTCTCTCATCATATGATTTAAGGATTTGTATTAAAGAATTGGGGGAGGAAATCtggtaggggataggggataagtgtttgatcacgtgTACGGGGCCAAGGCTCCTCCGCAACTCTCCCATGCTGGAGGCATGCCGGCCACAGCATGACGCcgcggccgacatgcctcctccatgtagttctatgggagaggtggggatgcagaGTTCATGCTTcctcacctctcccatagagctgtatggggaagGGTGTGGAGGGGGCGTACCTGAATTAGCTGCAGAACAGCACGGCAATGCCGGTGCCTCGTTTGGGAGATCCCGGGCGTCTGaccgctgggataggggataagtgtatttaagctgcagatgtcctttaagagagACAAGAGAGTGTATACTCTTACCCTATTATAGGTTACTGCATTAATCTGGAATAGTCTTTATTAAATGGCTCATGGCTAATGGTCTTTTTGGTTATAGTAATCTCCAAATAGCTGCTATTATAATGGTGGAATGGTAGTTGATATTTTGTTTTAATGACATATAACTATTAATAAGGATAATTTAAATATAACTATTGTATAACTATAACtaataagatgtttaaatagtgAATTAATATGTGATAAAACTTACAGGGGCTGATCCAGAGGAGACAATTCTAAATGCATTCAAAGTGTTTGACCCTGAAGGCAGTGGCCTTCTCAAATCAGATTAGTAAGTACAGGTGTCTGCGGTGCTGGTGCTGGTATTCTATTCTGAGCTGTCTTTTAACTcatcttttttgttttatttttagcaTAAGAGAAATGCTTATGACTCAGGCTGAGAGGTTCTCAAGTGAAGAGGTACAATTTTAAGCTCAATTTCCATACTTATTTATGACTGAATAAACACAATCTGGaatatttttcctattttggTGTTATAAGAATGAACATCCTTTAGTGGGTTTAATAACGTCAGAATTTCTTACTTGCATTAACCCCATCATGCTGTTCATTGCCACATAGCATTAAAGGGGACTTGCTACTGATATAATGCCTGTCGATAAGCACTATTAGACTTTATGGATGTCCTAGTAGAGTTCCCTGTTAGAAACTTTCCTGTATTTCTGTATAAAGATCATTTGAATGGATGCCACATTTACACACTACCCACACAATTTACCCTGGCAATAACAGATGCATAGCAGCCAGCTCATCGTCAATGGATCCTCATTTAGAGAAGGTCTATTGTCTAATATTGTTGCTGAAAACAAAGGTACTagcatataatacactgctcaaaaaattaagggaacatttaaacaacacaatataactccaagtcaatcacacttctgtgaaatctcactgtccactcaggaagcaacactgattgacaatcaatttcacatgctgttgtgcaaatgggacagccatcaggtggaaattataagtaATTAGCAAGgcatccccaataaaggagtggttctgcaagtggtggtgaccacttc
Above is a genomic segment from Hyla sarda isolate aHylSar1 chromosome 1, aHylSar1.hap1, whole genome shotgun sequence containing:
- the MYL2 gene encoding myosin regulatory light chain 2, ventricular/cardiac muscle isoform isoform X1, yielding MSPKKAKKRAEGANSNVFSMFEQTQIQEFKEAFTIMDQNRDGFIDKEDLRDTFAALGRLNVKNEELEEMLKEAPGPINFTVFLTMFGEKLKGADPEETILNAFKVFDPEGSGLLKSDYIREMLMTQAERFSSEEVDQMFTAFPPDVTGNLNYKNLVHIITHGEEKEE
- the MYL2 gene encoding myosin regulatory light chain 2, ventricular/cardiac muscle isoform isoform X2, yielding MDQNRDGFIDKEDLRDTFAALGRLNVKNEELEEMLKEAPGPINFTVFLTMFGEKLKGADPEETILNAFKVFDPEGSGLLKSDYIREMLMTQAERFSSEEVDQMFTAFPPDVTGNLNYKNLVHIITHGEEKEE